A window of Symphalangus syndactylus isolate Jambi chromosome 24, NHGRI_mSymSyn1-v2.1_pri, whole genome shotgun sequence contains these coding sequences:
- the PEDS1 gene encoding plasmanylethanolamine desaturase 1 isoform X2, translated as MAGAEDGPGQQLELDEDEASCCRWGAQHAGARELAALYSPGKRLQEWCSVILCFSLIAHNLVHLLLLARWEHTPLVILGVVAGALIADFLSGLVHWGADTWGSVELPIVGKAFIRPFREHHIDPTAITRHDFIETNGDNCLVTLLPLLNMAYKFRTHSPEALEQLYPWECFVFCLIIFGTFTNQIHKWSHTYFGLPRWVTLLQDWHVILPRKHHRIHHVSPHETYFCITTGWLNYPLEKIGFWRRLEDLIQGLTGEKPRADDMKWAQKIK; from the exons ATGGCGGGCGCCGAGGACGGGCCGGGCCAGCAGCTGGAGCTGGACGAGGACGAGGCGTCCTGTTGCCGCTGGGGCGCGCAGCACGCCGGGGCCCGCGAGCTGGCTGCGCTCTACTCGCCAG GCAAGCGCCTCCAGGAGTGGTGCTCTGTGATCCTGTGCTTCAGCCTCATCGCTCACAACCTGGTCCACCTCCTGCTGCTGGCCCGCTGGGAGCACACGCCCCTCGTCATACTCGGTGTTG TTGCAGGGGCTCTCATTGCTGACTTCTTGTCTGGCCTGGTACACTGGGGTGCTGACACATGGGGCTCTGTGGAGCTGCCCATTGTGGGGAAG GCTTTCATCCGACCCTTCCGGGAGCACCACATTGACCCGACAGCTATCACACGACACGACTTCATCGAGACCAACGGGGACAACTGCCTGGTGACGCTGCTGCCACTGCTAAACATGGCCTACAAGTTCCGCACCCACAGCCCTG AAGCCCTGGAGCAGCTATACCCCTGGGAGTGCTTCGTCTTCTGCCTGATCATCTTTGGCACCTTCACCAACCAGATCCATAAGTGGTCACACACGTACTTTGGGCTGCCACGCTGGGTCACCCTCCTGCAGGACTGGCATGTCATCCTGCCACGTAAACACCATCGCATCCACCACGTCTCACCCCACGAGACCTACTTCTGCATCACCACAG GCTGGCTCAACTACCCTCTGGAGAAGATAGGCTTCTGGCGACGCCTGGAGGACCTCATCCAGGGCCTGACGGGCGAGAAGCCTCGGGCAGATGACATGAAATGGGCCCAGAAGATCAAATAA
- the PEDS1 gene encoding plasmanylethanolamine desaturase 1 isoform X1: MAGAEDGPGQQLELDEDEASCCRWGAQHAGARELAALYSPGKRLQEWCSVILCFSLIAHNLVHLLLLARWEHTPLVILGVVAGALIADFLSGLVHWGADTWGSVELPIVGKAFIRPFREHHIDPTAITRHDFIETNGDNCLVTLLPLLNMAYKFRTHSPEALEQLYPWECFVFCLIIFGTFTNQIHKWSHTYFGLPRWVTLLQDWHVILPRKHHRIHHVSPHETYFCITTGAATSGVEWAFPIPATAPSSRSGGQRSQREVTQSLPSGNSLSDHAFIEHLLCARHYSRC, encoded by the exons ATGGCGGGCGCCGAGGACGGGCCGGGCCAGCAGCTGGAGCTGGACGAGGACGAGGCGTCCTGTTGCCGCTGGGGCGCGCAGCACGCCGGGGCCCGCGAGCTGGCTGCGCTCTACTCGCCAG GCAAGCGCCTCCAGGAGTGGTGCTCTGTGATCCTGTGCTTCAGCCTCATCGCTCACAACCTGGTCCACCTCCTGCTGCTGGCCCGCTGGGAGCACACGCCCCTCGTCATACTCGGTGTTG TTGCAGGGGCTCTCATTGCTGACTTCTTGTCTGGCCTGGTACACTGGGGTGCTGACACATGGGGCTCTGTGGAGCTGCCCATTGTGGGGAAG GCTTTCATCCGACCCTTCCGGGAGCACCACATTGACCCGACAGCTATCACACGACACGACTTCATCGAGACCAACGGGGACAACTGCCTGGTGACGCTGCTGCCACTGCTAAACATGGCCTACAAGTTCCGCACCCACAGCCCTG AAGCCCTGGAGCAGCTATACCCCTGGGAGTGCTTCGTCTTCTGCCTGATCATCTTTGGCACCTTCACCAACCAGATCCATAAGTGGTCACACACGTACTTTGGGCTGCCACGCTGGGTCACCCTCCTGCAGGACTGGCATGTCATCCTGCCACGTAAACACCATCGCATCCACCACGTCTCACCCCACGAGACCTACTTCTGCATCACCACAGGTGCGGCCACCAGTGGCGTGGAATGGGCTTTCCCCATCCCAGCCACTGCACCATCTTCGAGGTCAGGAGGGCAGAGATCACAGCGGGAGGTCACACAGTCCTTGCCCTCTGGGAACAGTCTCTCAGATcatgcatttattgagcacctactgtgtgccaggcactattctaggtgctGA
- the PEDS1 gene encoding plasmanylethanolamine desaturase 1 isoform X3 — protein sequence MAGAEDGPGQQLELDEDEASCCRWGAQHAGARELAALYSPGKRLQEWCSVILCFSLIAHNLVHLLLLARWEHTPLVILGVVAGALIADFLSGLVHWGADTWGSVELPIAFIRPFREHHIDPTAITRHDFIETNGDNCLVTLLPLLNMAYKFRTHSPEALEQLYPWECFVFCLIIFGTFTNQIHKWSHTYFGLPRWVTLLQDWHVILPRKHHRIHHVSPHETYFCITTGWLNYPLEKIGFWRRLEDLIQGLTGEKPRADDMKWAQKIK from the exons ATGGCGGGCGCCGAGGACGGGCCGGGCCAGCAGCTGGAGCTGGACGAGGACGAGGCGTCCTGTTGCCGCTGGGGCGCGCAGCACGCCGGGGCCCGCGAGCTGGCTGCGCTCTACTCGCCAG GCAAGCGCCTCCAGGAGTGGTGCTCTGTGATCCTGTGCTTCAGCCTCATCGCTCACAACCTGGTCCACCTCCTGCTGCTGGCCCGCTGGGAGCACACGCCCCTCGTCATACTCGGTGTTG TTGCAGGGGCTCTCATTGCTGACTTCTTGTCTGGCCTGGTACACTGGGGTGCTGACACATGGGGCTCTGTGGAGCTGCCCATT GCTTTCATCCGACCCTTCCGGGAGCACCACATTGACCCGACAGCTATCACACGACACGACTTCATCGAGACCAACGGGGACAACTGCCTGGTGACGCTGCTGCCACTGCTAAACATGGCCTACAAGTTCCGCACCCACAGCCCTG AAGCCCTGGAGCAGCTATACCCCTGGGAGTGCTTCGTCTTCTGCCTGATCATCTTTGGCACCTTCACCAACCAGATCCATAAGTGGTCACACACGTACTTTGGGCTGCCACGCTGGGTCACCCTCCTGCAGGACTGGCATGTCATCCTGCCACGTAAACACCATCGCATCCACCACGTCTCACCCCACGAGACCTACTTCTGCATCACCACAG GCTGGCTCAACTACCCTCTGGAGAAGATAGGCTTCTGGCGACGCCTGGAGGACCTCATCCAGGGCCTGACGGGCGAGAAGCCTCGGGCAGATGACATGAAATGGGCCCAGAAGATCAAATAA